One genomic region from Selenomonadales bacterium encodes:
- a CDS encoding GlsB/YeaQ/YmgE family stress response membrane protein, with the protein MLWFIVSGVLAGYLSARMAYCWESGTLAHIAVGIVGAYMGTAVFRLVGITSDSALGMIVIGVLGASCALWLLRVIYEHSDF; encoded by the coding sequence ATGCTCTGGTTTATCGTATCGGGGGTGCTCGCAGGATATCTGTCGGCGCGTATGGCATACTGCTGGGAGAGCGGTACGCTGGCGCATATCGCGGTGGGCATCGTAGGTGCGTATATGGGAACGGCGGTCTTTCGGCTCGTGGGCATCACGTCGGACAGCGCGCTCGGCATGATCGTGATCGGCGTGCTTGGTGCTTCTTGTGCGCTGTGGCTCCTGAGAGTTATCTATGAGCACTCCGATTTTTGA
- a CDS encoding glutamine--tRNA ligase/YqeY domain fusion protein has product MSEERISSNFIQAIIDEDLKNDSVYQEIHTRFPPEPNGYLHIGHAKSICLNFGLALKYGGKCNLRFDDTNPTKEDVEYVESIKEDVKWLGFTWDDRMFYASNYFGKIYELTLDLIREGKAFVCDLTAEEMREYRGTLTEPGKESPYRNRSVEENLDLFQRMKNGEFPNGSRVLRAKIDMASPNMNMRDPVIYRISHAHHHRTGDEWCIYPMYDYAHPLSDALEGITHSICTLEFEDHRALYDWTLEACHMPKPQPKQIEFARLNMTNLIMSKRKLRRLVEEGYVSGWDDPRMPTISGIRRRGYTPEAVRDFCERIGVAKANSLVDSALLDHCIREDLNSKAARVMTVLRPLKLVIDNYPEGEVEYLTAENNPESPEMGERQVAFSRELYIEQDDFMEEPVKKFFRLAPDKEVRLKHAYIIKCESIVKDDEGNIVEVHCTYDPESKTGGANAARKVKGTLHWVSAQHAVPVEVRLYDYLMLGEQENEADDFIAKLNPNSLEVLTSMAEASIKDAKIGDKFQFLRQGYFCIDTDTTDDKIVINRIVGLRDSWAKQQKKG; this is encoded by the coding sequence ATGTCAGAAGAACGCATCAGCTCGAACTTTATACAAGCTATCATTGACGAAGATTTAAAAAACGATTCGGTCTACCAGGAGATCCATACGCGTTTTCCGCCCGAACCGAATGGTTACTTACATATCGGCCATGCCAAATCCATCTGCCTGAACTTCGGCTTGGCACTCAAATACGGCGGTAAATGCAACCTCCGTTTCGACGACACGAATCCGACGAAAGAAGACGTCGAATACGTAGAATCCATCAAAGAGGACGTTAAGTGGCTCGGCTTCACGTGGGACGACCGTATGTTCTACGCATCGAACTACTTCGGAAAGATCTATGAACTTACGCTCGACCTTATCCGCGAAGGCAAAGCATTCGTCTGCGACCTTACGGCAGAAGAAATGCGCGAGTACCGCGGTACGCTTACCGAACCGGGGAAAGAAAGCCCGTACCGTAACCGCTCCGTTGAAGAAAACCTCGACCTTTTCCAGCGTATGAAAAACGGCGAGTTCCCGAACGGCAGCCGCGTGCTTCGTGCGAAGATCGACATGGCATCGCCGAACATGAATATGCGCGACCCTGTCATCTACCGCATCTCGCATGCGCATCATCACCGCACGGGCGACGAATGGTGCATCTATCCGATGTATGATTATGCACATCCGCTCTCCGATGCGCTTGAAGGCATCACGCATTCCATCTGCACGCTCGAATTCGAAGACCATCGTGCGCTCTACGACTGGACGCTCGAAGCCTGCCACATGCCGAAACCGCAGCCGAAACAGATCGAGTTCGCTCGTTTGAATATGACCAACCTCATTATGTCGAAACGCAAACTGCGCCGTCTTGTCGAAGAAGGCTACGTCAGCGGTTGGGACGATCCGCGTATGCCGACCATCTCGGGCATCCGTCGTCGCGGCTACACGCCTGAAGCCGTACGCGATTTCTGCGAACGCATCGGCGTTGCCAAAGCCAACAGCCTCGTTGACAGCGCGCTCCTCGACCACTGCATCCGCGAAGACCTCAACAGCAAGGCCGCTCGCGTTATGACGGTTCTCCGTCCGTTAAAACTCGTCATCGACAACTATCCCGAAGGTGAGGTCGAATACCTCACCGCAGAGAACAATCCCGAGTCGCCCGAAATGGGTGAACGCCAAGTAGCGTTCTCGCGTGAGCTTTATATCGAACAGGACGACTTCATGGAAGAACCGGTGAAAAAATTCTTCCGTCTTGCACCTGACAAAGAAGTACGTCTTAAACACGCCTACATCATCAAATGCGAATCGATCGTCAAAGATGACGAAGGCAACATCGTCGAAGTACACTGCACGTACGACCCCGAAAGCAAAACGGGCGGTGCAAATGCAGCACGCAAAGTCAAAGGCACGCTCCACTGGGTATCGGCACAGCACGCCGTACCTGTCGAAGTACGCCTCTACGACTACCTCATGCTCGGCGAACAGGAAAACGAAGCAGACGACTTCATCGCCAAACTCAACCCGAACTCGCTCGAAGTCCTCACCTCCATGGCAGAAGCAAGCATCAAGGACGCGAAGATCGGTGACAAATTCCAGTTCCTCCGTCAAGGCTATTTCTGCATCGATACGGACACGACCGATGACAAGATCGTCATCAACCGCATCGTAGGCCTCCGCGACTCGTGGGCGAAACAGCAGAAGAAAGGCTGA